A window from Pseudobutyrivibrio ruminis HUN009 encodes these proteins:
- a CDS encoding metallophosphoesterase family protein, translating into MKILVVSDTHGRSENLRDAIHVENPDRIYHLGDGQGVEDNLWMMSEAPAECVCGNCDWGTNLPNEVVLEVGKHVIMLTHGHYYGVNYGYEKIAEAARNKGCDIVLYGHTHVPTIDHYEDLIIANPGSIAFPRQNSREHTYMTIMVDNDGEFTMNLHSLEEYDRIHGN; encoded by the coding sequence ATGAAAATATTAGTTGTTAGTGATACACATGGCAGATCGGAAAATCTTCGTGACGCCATTCACGTAGAAAATCCAGACAGAATCTATCACTTGGGTGATGGACAGGGGGTAGAGGATAATCTTTGGATGATGTCGGAAGCTCCTGCAGAATGTGTCTGTGGAAATTGCGATTGGGGGACAAATCTTCCTAACGAGGTGGTGCTTGAGGTTGGAAAGCATGTGATTATGCTTACTCACGGACACTATTACGGAGTAAATTATGGCTACGAGAAAATCGCTGAAGCCGCAAGAAATAAAGGCTGCGACATTGTACTTTATGGTCATACTCACGTGCCTACAATCGATCATTACGAGGATTTGATTATAGCAAATCCTGGTAGTATTGCATTCCCACGACAAAATAGTCGTGAACACACTTATATGACAATTATGGTGGATAATGATGGTGAGTTTACTATGAACTTACATTCATTAGAGGAATACGATAGAATACATGGAAATTAA
- a CDS encoding ASKHA domain-containing protein yields the protein MEIKIIIDGETPQKEHILMSDEPIKFVDAMEQLGLSFYRPCGGIGKCLSCNIQFLYGAPQMTSADEKALDFSDMRAGWRVGCKCVITKDCKIQVPASLAGEITSVLADEVAEDEAIDKNNIGIAVDVGTTTLATAIIDLSTGKILRQRNCTNSQAKFGADVMSRVKAAMDGHGEELKNCIRQDLTELGKKILGEDFLMHKIVFCGNTVMTHLLLGYTVDGLAQYPFIPYTLDSVSFVEKGRNIFFMPSISAFVGGDIVSGLFYLAMQAKKNNKAQDKFLLVDLGTNAELVLFDGDKYWCSSASAGPALEGASLSCGVASVRGAINHLSINKGKCTYTTIAGEQPIGICGSGIIDLVHELHRNKIIDDGGLLLDEYCETGYPVAPGVSITGEDIQQVLLAKSAVHSAIQLLVQEAGLTMKDIDHLYVAGGLGASASVWPAADIGLIPKELAAKYESVGNTALLGGIEYILHGDEEILNEIKEKSKVVILNDNPGFEKLFLENLMLN from the coding sequence ATGGAAATTAAAATTATCATCGATGGAGAAACTCCACAAAAAGAGCATATCTTGATGTCAGACGAACCAATCAAGTTCGTAGACGCAATGGAGCAGCTTGGACTAAGCTTTTATCGCCCTTGCGGTGGAATAGGCAAATGTCTGAGTTGCAACATTCAATTTCTTTATGGCGCACCACAGATGACCTCTGCAGATGAAAAGGCTCTGGATTTTTCAGATATGAGAGCCGGCTGGAGAGTTGGCTGTAAGTGCGTTATCACAAAGGACTGCAAAATTCAGGTCCCAGCATCATTGGCAGGTGAAATTACATCAGTTCTTGCAGACGAAGTTGCAGAGGATGAAGCTATTGATAAGAATAATATTGGTATTGCAGTGGATGTAGGCACAACTACTCTTGCTACAGCTATTATTGATTTATCTACAGGAAAGATTCTTCGTCAGCGCAACTGCACCAATTCCCAGGCTAAATTTGGTGCCGATGTTATGAGCAGAGTGAAGGCTGCCATGGATGGCCATGGAGAGGAATTAAAGAATTGTATCCGTCAGGATTTAACCGAGCTTGGAAAGAAAATCCTTGGGGAAGATTTCCTCATGCACAAGATTGTTTTCTGTGGAAATACTGTTATGACACATTTACTGCTGGGGTACACTGTCGATGGTTTGGCTCAGTACCCATTTATTCCATACACACTCGATAGTGTTAGTTTTGTGGAAAAAGGTCGCAATATTTTCTTTATGCCGTCGATAAGTGCCTTTGTTGGCGGGGATATTGTTTCTGGATTGTTCTATTTGGCAATGCAGGCAAAGAAAAATAATAAAGCACAGGATAAATTCCTGCTTGTAGATTTGGGAACAAATGCTGAGCTTGTCTTGTTTGATGGAGATAAATATTGGTGCTCATCTGCGTCTGCAGGCCCTGCTTTAGAAGGTGCTTCTCTTAGTTGTGGCGTAGCTTCTGTGCGCGGTGCAATCAATCATTTGAGCATCAACAAAGGAAAATGCACATATACAACCATCGCCGGAGAGCAGCCTATAGGAATTTGCGGAAGCGGTATTATCGACCTTGTTCATGAGCTTCATCGAAATAAGATAATAGATGATGGTGGATTACTTTTGGATGAGTACTGTGAGACTGGATATCCGGTGGCTCCTGGAGTGTCAATCACTGGCGAGGATATTCAACAGGTGCTGCTTGCTAAGTCTGCGGTTCACTCAGCTATTCAGCTTTTAGTGCAGGAGGCTGGATTGACAATGAAGGATATCGACCATCTATATGTGGCAGGAGGCCTAGGCGCATCTGCAAGTGTATGGCCGGCTGCAGATATAGGATTGATTCCAAAGGAACTGGCAGCCAAATATGAATCTGTGGGAAATACTGCATTGCTTGGAGGGATAGAATATATTCTTCATGGTGATGAAGAAATTCTTAATGAGATAAAAGAAAAATCCAAGGTAGTCATTTTAAATGACAACCCTGGATTCGAAAAACTTTTTTTAGAGAATCTAATGCTTAATTAA
- the asnS gene encoding asparagine--tRNA ligase: MSVKTTDVRTLSRNFKDYDGKEVTVAGWVRNMRDSKTFGFLVLADGTFFNPVQVVFNQDKIDNFDEVCHLNVGAAVYVTGTVVVTPEAKQPFEIQATKVDIEGKSTPDYPIQPKRHTMEYLRTQTHLRPRTNTFQAVFRVRSLCAYAIHKFFQERDFVYVHTPLITGSDCEGAGEMFQVTTMDLNNIPKTEDGKVDFSQDFFGHATNLTVSGQLNGETYAQAFKNIYTFGPTFRAENSNTTRHAAEFWMIEPEISFADLEDDMILAEDMLKYVINYVLEHAPEEMEFFNNFIDKGLLDRLHHVANSDFGRITYTDAVAELEKHNDEFDYKVSWGCDLQTEHERYLTEKIFGKPVFVTDYPKEIKAFYMKLNEDGKTVAAMDCLVPGIGEIIGGSQREDDYDVLLKRMQECGLKEEDYQFYLDLRKYGSSRHAGFGLGFERCVMYLTGMGNIRDVIPFPRTVGNCDL; encoded by the coding sequence ATGAGCGTTAAAACAACAGACGTAAGAACACTTTCAAGAAATTTCAAAGACTATGATGGCAAGGAAGTTACAGTAGCTGGATGGGTACGCAACATGCGTGATTCAAAGACATTCGGTTTCTTAGTACTTGCAGATGGTACATTTTTCAACCCAGTACAGGTTGTGTTCAATCAGGACAAAATCGACAACTTCGATGAGGTTTGTCATTTAAATGTTGGTGCAGCAGTATACGTAACAGGTACTGTAGTTGTTACACCAGAGGCAAAGCAGCCATTTGAGATTCAGGCAACAAAGGTTGATATCGAAGGAAAGTCTACACCAGATTATCCAATTCAGCCAAAGAGACACACAATGGAATACCTTCGTACACAGACACATCTTCGTCCACGTACAAACACATTCCAGGCAGTATTCAGAGTTCGTTCTCTTTGTGCATACGCTATTCACAAGTTCTTCCAGGAGCGTGATTTCGTATATGTACACACACCACTTATCACAGGCTCTGACTGTGAGGGTGCTGGTGAGATGTTCCAGGTTACAACAATGGATCTTAACAACATTCCTAAGACAGAGGATGGTAAGGTAGATTTCTCACAGGATTTCTTTGGTCATGCTACAAACCTTACAGTTTCAGGCCAGTTAAATGGTGAGACATATGCTCAGGCATTCAAGAACATCTACACATTTGGACCTACATTCCGTGCTGAGAACTCAAACACAACTCGTCACGCAGCAGAGTTCTGGATGATTGAGCCAGAAATTTCATTTGCAGATCTTGAGGATGACATGATTCTCGCAGAGGACATGTTAAAGTACGTTATCAACTACGTTCTTGAGCATGCTCCAGAGGAGATGGAGTTCTTCAACAACTTCATCGACAAGGGACTTCTTGATAGACTTCATCACGTTGCTAATTCTGACTTCGGACGCATCACATACACAGATGCAGTTGCAGAGCTTGAAAAGCACAACGATGAATTCGATTACAAGGTATCTTGGGGCTGTGATCTTCAGACAGAGCACGAGAGATACCTTACAGAAAAGATTTTTGGCAAGCCAGTATTTGTTACAGATTATCCAAAGGAAATCAAGGCTTTCTATATGAAGCTCAACGAAGACGGCAAGACAGTTGCAGCTATGGACTGCCTCGTTCCAGGTATCGGTGAAATTATCGGTGGTTCACAGCGTGAGGACGACTATGATGTACTCCTTAAGAGAATGCAGGAATGCGGCCTTAAGGAAGAAGATTACCAGTTCTACCTTGACCTTCGTAAATACGGTAGCTCTCGCCATGCCGGCTTCGGACTCGGCTTCGAGCGCTGCGTAATGTACCTCACAGGCATGGGCAACATCCGCGACGTTATCCCATTCCCACGTACTGTAGGTAACTGCGACCTTTAA
- the asnA gene encoding aspartate--ammonia ligase, whose amino-acid sequence MSKIYIPEGYASALDLKETQIAIKKVKDFFQAQLTAELNLHRVTAPLFVEPESGLNDNLNGVERPVSFGVKEQGDKAVEVVHSLAKWKRMALGRYGFNVGEGLYTDMNAIRRDEDTDNIHSIYVDQWDWECIIEKSARTEETLKKYVKSVYAALRVTEKYIANAYDYVQCILPEEIHFITTQELEDRWPNLTPSQREYEAAKEYGAIFLMKIGDLLKSGEKHDGRAPDYDDWQLNGDIIVYYPVDDISLELSSMGIRVDEDSLKSQLEKSGCTDRAELPFQKAILDKKLPYTIGGGIGQSRICMFFLRKCHIGEVQCSFWPEEDVKYASEKGVVIL is encoded by the coding sequence ATGAGCAAGATTTACATTCCTGAGGGGTATGCGTCAGCGTTGGACCTCAAAGAGACACAGATAGCTATTAAGAAGGTGAAGGATTTTTTCCAGGCACAGCTTACTGCAGAGCTTAATTTACATCGTGTAACAGCTCCACTTTTTGTTGAGCCAGAGTCAGGTCTTAACGATAATCTTAATGGCGTTGAGCGCCCAGTTTCGTTCGGTGTAAAAGAGCAGGGCGATAAGGCAGTTGAAGTTGTTCACTCTCTTGCAAAGTGGAAGAGAATGGCCCTTGGTAGATATGGCTTTAATGTAGGCGAAGGCCTCTACACAGATATGAATGCTATCCGTAGGGATGAAGATACTGATAATATTCACTCTATTTACGTAGATCAATGGGATTGGGAGTGCATCATAGAAAAGTCAGCTCGTACTGAAGAGACTCTTAAGAAATATGTTAAGAGCGTTTATGCAGCTCTTCGTGTGACTGAGAAATATATTGCCAATGCCTACGATTATGTTCAGTGCATTTTGCCTGAGGAGATTCACTTCATCACTACTCAGGAGCTCGAGGATAGATGGCCAAATCTTACTCCTAGTCAGCGTGAGTATGAAGCAGCCAAGGAATATGGCGCAATCTTCCTTATGAAGATTGGCGATTTACTTAAGTCAGGAGAGAAGCACGATGGTCGTGCACCTGATTACGATGATTGGCAGCTTAACGGAGATATTATTGTTTACTATCCAGTTGATGATATTTCACTTGAGCTTTCATCAATGGGTATTAGAGTAGATGAAGACAGCCTTAAGAGCCAGCTTGAAAAGTCTGGCTGCACAGACAGAGCAGAGCTTCCTTTCCAGAAGGCAATCCTTGATAAGAAGCTTCCATATACAATCGGCGGTGGAATTGGCCAGAGCCGTATTTGTATGTTCTTCTTACGCAAGTGTCACATCGGTGAGGTTCAGTGTTCATTCTGGCCAGAAGAGGACGTAAAATACGCTAGCGAAAAGGGTGTTGTTATCCTGTAG
- a CDS encoding N-acetylmuramoyl-L-alanine amidase family protein: MEQKVMGAFTAVILAITILMSCLLIYVPNMHIIALQVEDEKLSGGRISVMDMLRSSEEALQEESAATRESVLKGHQIRLTLPQNVTSASVSIDNIHVDKTIAITIDGIGKDYFSNYPMRGASNNIVDVTYDSENLVGVIEITMDDVLEVQMTSEDEYIYFDFVDPHEIYDYVVVVDAGHGGNVPGATKQGVYEKDLNLDIVLELKKLFDRTDKNIGVYYTRTDDTNPSFENRVGLANDSEADLFLSVHNNSTASGRMSSINGTEVMYEGGDTTGESKSFSTLCLVHLLNELGSKSKGTVVGDEVYIIRMSEPPVALVEVGFMTNQKELDLLQDSEYQAKAAKALYDAVIEYLY; the protein is encoded by the coding sequence ATGGAACAAAAAGTGATGGGAGCCTTTACGGCTGTTATTTTGGCAATCACCATTTTGATGAGTTGCCTGCTGATTTATGTGCCGAATATGCACATAATCGCTTTACAAGTGGAGGATGAAAAGCTTTCAGGAGGAAGAATATCTGTTATGGATATGCTGCGCTCCAGTGAGGAAGCTTTGCAGGAAGAAAGTGCGGCTACAAGGGAGTCTGTTTTGAAGGGTCACCAAATCAGATTAACTTTGCCACAAAATGTTACCAGTGCCAGTGTGAGCATTGATAACATCCACGTAGATAAAACTATCGCAATTACGATAGATGGTATCGGAAAAGATTATTTCAGCAATTATCCTATGCGTGGCGCGTCAAACAATATTGTTGACGTAACCTACGACAGTGAAAATCTGGTAGGTGTAATTGAAATCACCATGGATGATGTTTTGGAAGTTCAGATGACTTCTGAAGACGAATACATCTACTTTGACTTTGTAGATCCACATGAGATTTACGATTATGTAGTGGTGGTAGATGCCGGTCATGGTGGAAATGTTCCAGGTGCCACAAAGCAGGGCGTATATGAAAAGGATTTGAATCTGGACATAGTGCTAGAGTTGAAAAAACTATTTGACAGAACTGATAAAAACATTGGCGTTTACTATACACGAACTGACGACACCAATCCGTCATTTGAAAACAGAGTTGGCCTGGCCAACGATTCAGAGGCAGATTTATTCCTGTCTGTACATAACAATTCAACTGCATCAGGTAGAATGTCTTCTATCAACGGTACAGAAGTTATGTACGAGGGTGGAGATACCACCGGGGAATCAAAGTCATTTTCAACACTTTGCCTTGTGCATCTTTTAAATGAGTTGGGCTCAAAGTCGAAGGGCACGGTAGTAGGCGACGAGGTCTATATTATTAGAATGTCAGAGCCACCAGTTGCACTTGTAGAGGTAGGTTTTATGACAAATCAAAAGGAGTTGGATTTGCTGCAGGATTCTGAATATCAGGCAAAGGCTGCAAAGGCTTTGTACGATGCAGTAATTGAATATTTATATTAA
- a CDS encoding YerC/YecD family TrpR-related protein: MNKKLETAEMDELLRAILSLETVEEAYEFFEDLCTVNEMVAMKQRFEVAKMLREERTYQDIADETGASSATISRVNRALNYGNDGYDLVLKRIGQ; this comes from the coding sequence ATGAATAAAAAATTAGAAACAGCAGAAATGGATGAGCTTCTTAGAGCTATACTCAGTCTTGAGACAGTAGAAGAAGCATATGAATTTTTTGAGGATTTATGTACAGTAAATGAGATGGTAGCTATGAAGCAACGCTTCGAAGTTGCTAAGATGCTCAGAGAGGAAAGAACATATCAGGATATCGCTGACGAAACGGGTGCTAGTTCTGCAACTATCAGCCGTGTTAATCGTGCGCTTAATTATGGTAATGATGGATATGATTTAGTCCTCAAAAGAATTGGTCAGTAA
- the rdgB gene encoding RdgB/HAM1 family non-canonical purine NTP pyrophosphatase — protein sequence MKRKVIFATGNANKMREIREILGEEDFEILSMKEAGIDIDIVEDGATFEENSLIKSRAIAAVAKDAIVLADDSGLEIDALNKEPGIYSARYMGEDTSYDIKNANLIERLDGVEKQDRSARFVCAVSAVFPDGEDAVVRGTIEGYIGWEPMGTNGFGYDPIFYLWDKDVSTASLSPEDKNAISHRGQALRMIKEVIYKHENISC from the coding sequence GTGAAAAGAAAAGTGATTTTTGCAACTGGCAATGCCAACAAAATGAGAGAGATTCGCGAGATTCTTGGAGAGGAGGATTTCGAAATTCTTTCAATGAAGGAGGCTGGCATTGATATTGATATTGTGGAGGATGGAGCCACATTTGAGGAGAATTCCTTGATCAAATCAAGAGCAATTGCAGCAGTAGCAAAGGATGCAATTGTGCTTGCTGATGATAGCGGTTTGGAAATTGATGCTCTCAACAAGGAGCCAGGTATTTATTCTGCCAGATATATGGGCGAGGATACATCTTACGATATTAAGAATGCAAATCTTATAGAGCGTCTTGATGGTGTAGAAAAGCAGGATAGAAGCGCAAGATTTGTGTGTGCAGTTTCAGCAGTTTTCCCTGACGGTGAGGATGCAGTTGTACGCGGCACAATCGAGGGATACATCGGCTGGGAGCCAATGGGCACAAACGGCTTTGGATACGACCCTATTTTTTATCTTTGGGACAAAGATGTTAGTACAGCAAGTCTTTCTCCAGAGGATAAAAATGCAATAAGCCACAGAGGACAGGCTCTTAGAATGATAAAGGAAGTTATTTATAAGCATGAAAATATTAGTTGTTAG
- a CDS encoding lectin like domain-containing protein, producing MKLSKRFLAFALILAITLFWKLNNWNDRYAAVETFRGAALNEDVLYPLMSKNLNDSNQLKIFINGQEYSNTQSYAILDDSLNPVGSLEFIRSVLKGSAFMEDESAALVQITDNVYEYILDNTSATENGDEIDLSIAPSMHLGELYIGIEDLCKAFGYAYEYDQSTYTVNIQYNKVPSLPRDYDLRDVNRVSTIRNQGSTSTCWACASLEALESSLLPVHQHLFSVDSMINENSFDLDQSAGGKYTMALAYLLSWQGPVEEQTEESDTTPAIISNLTGETQENQIHLQEAHFYDAENLDEIKWAVYQYGGVSTSIYASVSTSNLTGSSSYNRRTNSYCYTGNAKPNHDVVIIGWDDDYPASNFSEDVPANGAFICQNSWGTGFGDDGVFYISYYDSNIGNQAVSYVKIDTNNTYNYIYQSDLCGWVGQIGYSKQWAYGANTFVADADQQIEAAGFYALGTDTSYQVYFVSNYENTSSLSEKELVASGTVSQKGYYTIKFNSPKTVAEGESFAVVLYVNTPDTVRPLAVEYVTDSMTQAVDITDGKGFISNNGLDWENVEDVVQANLCIKAYANNVVEVFE from the coding sequence ATGAAACTTTCCAAGAGATTTTTAGCGTTTGCCTTAATATTGGCAATCACTTTATTTTGGAAATTAAATAATTGGAATGACAGATACGCAGCAGTAGAAACTTTCCGTGGAGCAGCACTGAATGAGGATGTGCTGTATCCTCTTATGTCCAAAAATCTTAACGATTCAAATCAGCTCAAGATTTTCATCAACGGACAGGAGTATTCTAATACACAGAGCTATGCCATTTTGGACGACTCTTTGAATCCAGTTGGATCCTTAGAGTTTATTCGTTCTGTGCTGAAAGGCTCAGCCTTTATGGAGGATGAGTCTGCTGCTTTAGTTCAGATAACAGACAATGTATACGAATACATTTTAGACAATACAAGCGCCACAGAAAATGGCGATGAAATCGACCTTTCTATTGCTCCTTCTATGCACTTAGGGGAGCTCTATATTGGCATTGAGGATTTGTGTAAGGCATTTGGCTACGCTTATGAATACGACCAGTCTACATACACTGTAAACATTCAGTACAACAAAGTTCCTTCATTGCCTAGAGATTATGATCTTAGAGATGTTAATCGCGTCAGCACAATCAGAAATCAGGGTTCAACTTCTACATGTTGGGCATGTGCTTCGTTGGAGGCCTTGGAGTCTTCATTGCTTCCAGTTCATCAGCATCTTTTCTCAGTAGATTCAATGATAAATGAAAATAGCTTCGACCTTGATCAGTCGGCAGGCGGCAAATACACTATGGCCCTTGCATACTTACTTTCATGGCAGGGACCAGTGGAGGAGCAGACAGAGGAGAGTGATACTACACCTGCAATTATTTCCAACTTGACTGGTGAGACTCAGGAGAATCAGATTCACCTTCAGGAGGCTCATTTTTATGATGCAGAAAATCTGGACGAGATAAAGTGGGCAGTATATCAGTATGGTGGCGTTTCTACATCCATTTATGCCAGTGTATCTACATCAAATCTGACAGGTTCTAGCAGCTACAATCGCAGAACCAATTCATATTGCTACACAGGAAATGCAAAGCCAAATCACGATGTGGTTATAATTGGATGGGACGACGATTATCCGGCATCAAACTTCAGCGAGGATGTTCCTGCTAATGGCGCTTTCATCTGCCAAAACAGTTGGGGCACAGGCTTCGGTGATGATGGTGTTTTCTATATTTCTTACTATGATTCAAATATTGGTAACCAGGCGGTATCTTATGTCAAAATAGATACCAACAATACATACAATTATATTTACCAAAGTGATTTGTGTGGTTGGGTTGGACAGATTGGCTATAGCAAGCAGTGGGCTTATGGTGCCAACACATTTGTGGCTGATGCAGATCAGCAGATTGAGGCAGCAGGCTTTTACGCACTTGGCACTGACACCAGCTATCAGGTGTATTTTGTTTCCAACTACGAAAACACAAGCTCGCTTTCGGAGAAGGAGCTGGTTGCATCAGGTACAGTTTCACAGAAGGGTTATTACACTATCAAGTTTAATTCCCCAAAGACTGTAGCAGAGGGAGAAAGCTTTGCAGTAGTTTTATATGTGAATACACCTGATACTGTTCGTCCTTTGGCAGTTGAGTATGTAACTGATTCTATGACTCAGGCAGTAGACATTACTGACGGCAAGGGATTTATCAGTAATAATGGTTTAGATTGGGAGAACGTGGAGGACGTGGTGCAGGCAAACCTTTGCATCAAGGCCTACGCAAATAATGTTGTGGAAGTGTTCGAATAA
- a CDS encoding DUF4317 domain-containing protein: MNKKEVNEIKRRFKKDACNFDKMVGCYVDANKEMVLTFKETFLNLEDEEFHKYLEIANKAMSGTIGNNLLELPFDPESEIEGSGHDLLMRLRESRLQDEKLLIEYYNRIIESYDYVGNFLILLYHDTYDIPVKTSDDLKLDESEEVYDYIICAICPVQLSKPGLGYREQENRIGARDRDWVVGPVDTAFTFPCFTERTTDLHACLAYTKNTKEPHVEFWENCIGCGTKKTSTQKKNAFDNMLNQVLGEETEDTIETKLDIQQNLSDFITVETERLGPEEPIILEAQDVANILTDSGLSDTKVEKVQANFENYFEEALPLAEEILDEKALKNNELRVEKNVLKERVVDLTKQLKEVSGVTADGKEADIVVKVSETKAADVTTAYVDGKKCLCVPIDPEDLLMLNGEQL; the protein is encoded by the coding sequence ATGAATAAAAAAGAAGTAAATGAAATAAAGCGCCGTTTTAAGAAGGACGCATGTAACTTTGATAAAATGGTCGGTTGCTATGTAGATGCAAACAAAGAAATGGTTCTTACTTTCAAAGAAACCTTTCTTAATCTTGAGGATGAGGAATTTCATAAGTACCTTGAAATTGCCAACAAAGCAATGTCTGGTACAATCGGAAACAATCTTTTAGAGCTTCCTTTTGATCCAGAATCAGAAATCGAGGGAAGCGGTCACGATTTACTTATGCGACTTCGTGAGTCACGTCTTCAGGACGAGAAGCTCCTCATCGAATACTACAATCGTATTATTGAATCATATGATTATGTTGGAAATTTCTTAATTCTTTTATATCACGACACATACGATATTCCAGTTAAGACATCAGACGATTTAAAGCTTGATGAGTCAGAGGAAGTATACGACTATATCATCTGCGCTATCTGTCCAGTACAGCTTTCTAAGCCAGGACTTGGATATCGCGAGCAGGAAAACCGTATCGGTGCTAGAGACCGCGATTGGGTTGTTGGTCCTGTTGACACAGCATTTACATTCCCTTGCTTTACAGAGCGTACTACTGACTTACACGCTTGCTTAGCATACACAAAAAACACAAAGGAGCCTCACGTAGAATTCTGGGAAAACTGCATCGGCTGCGGCACAAAGAAGACTTCTACTCAGAAGAAAAACGCATTCGACAATATGCTTAACCAGGTTCTTGGAGAGGAAACAGAAGATACAATCGAGACAAAGCTTGATATTCAGCAGAATCTTTCTGATTTCATCACTGTTGAAACAGAGCGTCTTGGCCCTGAAGAGCCAATCATTCTTGAGGCACAGGATGTTGCAAATATCCTTACAGATTCTGGTCTTTCAGATACAAAGGTTGAAAAGGTTCAGGCTAATTTTGAGAACTATTTTGAGGAGGCTCTTCCACTTGCAGAAGAAATCCTTGATGAAAAAGCTCTTAAGAATAACGAGCTTCGTGTAGAAAAAAATGTTCTTAAGGAAAGAGTTGTAGATCTTACAAAGCAGCTTAAAGAAGTTAGCGGCGTAACAGCAGATGGAAAAGAAGCTGATATCGTTGTTAAGGTTTCAGAAACAAAGGCTGCTGATGTTACAACAGCCTATGTAGATGGCAAAAAATGTCTTTGCGTACCTATTGATCCTGAAGACCTATTAATGCTCAATGGCGAACAGCTTTAA